The DNA region ggaggagGTCTAAGGGAGAAGAGCCCTGGCTGTGAAGATGGAATGAAGCTCGATTGTGCGATCGATTTGAAATTGGTTAAACCGTGATGTGGCTCCGGACCGGGTTCGCCACGTCAGGAGTGCGGCGTGCGTTTGAAAAACCGGGGGTTGGATAGATTAATTCTATGTTACATGGAGGgagaagataaatttaaaagagCCTTGCTGGAGGACTTTACACACTCACGGCCCGGGGCATGCTACAATAATGGTGTTCCTAGCTCCGACAACAGTCCAAACGACACTCACGGGTGCTGTGTTCCACTTGTTCTGTCCTTGTGCTCAAACCTTGGTGCATGAGGGCATCATTGATGGTCACCATTTTATGAATGAAAGATGGGATAGCATAACAATATACGGATGTATCATTTTTCAATGATAAAACTCTCCCGTAATCATTATTCCCTCCCTTTTTGTGTCACAAACCGACGAGAAAAAATCTAGAGTAGAGACATTTTCtcactcttttattattttattatttttgtaatttttttacttaaaaaaataattattagtgaaattatatatatgtttaatttttttaataattaatggtattaaaaaatacttaaaaataataatcaaaaattttaaattttaaatataataataaaaaaattataagaagatAATAAGTATATCATTACCCATTTTCTTTTGGCCATTATTTCCTGTATTCGGTCTGGAAACTTGTCCAACTTTGGTTTGATTGGCCTCCTCGAGAAACCAAAGATTCGAGACCGAGAGTACCATCACCGAAACAAAGACGCAAGTGCTTTTGGATCTTTCTCGTTTCAACGCCAAACAAAACTTAAAGATactctaatcattataatttatttaaattattatataaaatataataaataatttaatttttttatattaaaataataatattattaaaaaataatattttattcaacttttttttttccgtctcaatttattcaaatttcttCTAACAATACACCAACCTTGAGTTAAAGTGAGGTTCGGTTAAAGGACAGCCGTGTGGACTGCGTCCTCGTCATAAAGCCAGACCAAAAGAGCGAGGCAAGAGACAAAATGCTTTCTAGACTTTACTTCCAGCGTGGGACTCACAAGAAGAGACATTATTTGTAGTGGGTCCCACGCATGTCATAAATGATAGACATCTCAAAACTCATCGAACCGATCCTCACACGCATACACACTGCATCGGGAGTCAGTTCCCGATTGATTAGTTTGATTCCGAAGTTAAACGTGGACCCTACCTCCGGAGAATACCGGAAATTGATTAGGTGTTGACTCTGTCCCACCTACTTGCCTATTTGTCAACGGACGAACCAAATTTTATCCTCTCATTAACTTATACATTAGTATAGAGAATATCGACTAATCCCGTATGGATTAGATTACACTTGACTTTGTTGaattattagataaatatataattgaaaattaATGTAAATAATTGATCAAGTTGAATTTATATTTACGATTATAAAATCTACAAATCTTgcatactttttaaaataaaaaataaaaaatctataatttacataaaaaaatatttttttagataaatattacagacacaaaaagattatataaaataaactcacataTTGATATGGTTTCAtcaaatttattagattttctttataataaaagtaattttataatttaatataccacatcaagctatatcaatttataaatttatttgtatataattcctttatgacaaaaatattttcctttctttaacatcaatctttcatttaaaaaaaataacaaacttattaattcaaaactatatctatataaaaattCATATGAAACCAGCTTTTATATTGTTGGTGGATTGCAGTATGGTTTATGCAGGCATTGGTGCCGGAGAAAGGTTGGCTTATGGGCCCCCATACCATTTTTATTTCCCCTTAAAATCTAGACTTTTGGCATACAAGACTATATTAACGTCCATCCAACGTGTTTTTAAGGTCTAATTTGGATTAAAAAtcctcttaatttattttatttaattattataattttaaaattttaaaataataataatattattaaaaaatagattcttATACTAAATGAAAAGCTGTAAATGGATTATGCTACCAAAAGTAGAAGATTGAAATAAGAATCTTCATTAGTCAAATGGCACATCAAACTGGAGTACTCAGACTGCAAAATCGATCTACAACCTACATGACATACCTGCTGCTACCACAAATTCCTCAACTATAATACGACTTGACAACGATAGGCTTGATACATACTGCCACTTCGGTTATTTCCAGCAAACAATTATGATGTCtcaatcactaagatttttcaTGTTGCACAAAATTACTTAAGGAGCGTACAGGCAAAGGTGTAATTTTTTGGATGGATCGTAGCCTTGGGTGTAATGTTATGTGCAATGCAGAGGGACCAACTAAAACACCAATCATTTAAGAGATTTTTACTTCTCAGATAAATCACTTATGACATTGCAGCTGGAAGTTCCAATAGTACATCCATGAGAACGGTGGTAGCAAGCTTACAAAGGAGCCAACTAGATGAATGATAAAAAATGTCTCAATTTCATCCTGGGCCCTTTTCTAaactacctaaaggatttttttaactaataatCCTGACTCCATATTGTGCTTGTGTACCGCATGAGTTGGCTCCAAACGGAGCGCTGGggacaaaaaaataacaaaaaagtcgaaataaattcattgacgCCAAAAGGTTCTATCTCATCAGCCCAAGCCTTTAACAAGTAAATCTTTCATCCGTTGCATTAACTTGGAAACCTTTCCATAGAAAGCTACTGGGATTTGGCATTACGATCCCATACATTTTCAGCAAAAATTCATACACACGTACGTATGTCTAAGTGGAATCATGAATTACTGAGGCGAAGATAGGAaacctttaaaaaataaaacaaaagataatgATAAAAAGAGTCTCCTACCCTCCTTTTTCAAAAGTAACTCAAACAATAAcaataaacttttaaaaaaagggggaaaaccCGAATTATTCGCTTACATACACGGCGACTCTGTCGGGATTGAAAGCTCCGGTGGAGGAATTGTACTCGAAACGACAGAAGAAGTCGTCGTTCCCGACGGCATCGAGCTTGGTGTAGCTCTTGAAGGAGTGGACCGTACACTTGGCCTCAATGGTATCGGCGCTCTGTGCGTCGTAGTGATCAGATAGGAAAACCTCCTTGGAGCCATGGAATTGACGTCGGCCGCCGATGGACTCCTCGGGCCTGTAGTACCATCTGACGTGGACCTTCACGTTGGTCCCACGGCCGTCCGCTTCGATCCGCTCGATCTTCGCCACGCAGGACGGCTTCGAAGGATCCGACGGCCGCATGAGGACGCAGTCCCCGCCTGAAAATACTCGGAGAAGTCAAGTCATGAGATGagatagctctctctctctctctctgaacagAAAGGTTAAGGCGTTGTTAGTTTTTCGGCAAATTAGAGGAGGAAAGTGTGGGAAAAGCGCTTACCTCGGATGGTTTTGTTGATGTGTTTGACCGTGTAAGACTCAAGTGTTCGTCTCGGAGCCTTTGGTTTGGCCATGGGAGTCCTGAAGAGTACAAAGACATGCACAGGGGGAgagggggagagggagagagagcgagagggaGCAAAACCATGAAGTTgaagacttttttattttttattttaatatttttaactgCTTTTGAAGGAAGATACGATTTGGTGCATCGCGGGCACATATTAACTGATGGTGTCTCCGGTTTAATCTTCGTCTGCTTTGTATAAAGATTAGACTTCCAGTTGAAGCGGAAGGGtagatatgaaaataaatggaTTGCTAGGGGTGGTTCCGTGGTTTGTTGAGGAAGGATCGATGCGAAGCCACGTCAGCGTCGATGCAGATTTGGGCTTTTATCCATCGAGTTTTCTAGTAGAAACTAGAATGTATGTAGAAGCCCTCCGTAGAATCTTACATGTTCTGGTAGGGAGCCCCAAGCCTACGTGgatggtataaaaataaaataaattatttt from Carya illinoinensis cultivar Pawnee chromosome 6, C.illinoinensisPawnee_v1, whole genome shotgun sequence includes:
- the LOC122313353 gene encoding chromatin remodeling protein SHL-like, whose amino-acid sequence is MAKPKAPRRTLESYTVKHINKTIRGGDCVLMRPSDPSKPSCVAKIERIEADGRGTNVKVHVRWYYRPEESIGGRRQFHGSKEVFLSDHYDAQSADTIEAKCTVHSFKSYTKLDAVGNDDFFCRFEYNSSTGAFNPDRVAVYVSE